In the genome of Xiphias gladius isolate SHS-SW01 ecotype Sanya breed wild chromosome 18, ASM1685928v1, whole genome shotgun sequence, the window AAAGTAATAATCACATGTTTTCAACGAACAGGCTACAAGAAATTGTAGCCAGGTTTACTTGTGTTCAAGTAAACCTGCCAGCGTACATCAAATTTCAAACATGCAGTTATCCTTAGTAAAAAACATAagatagaaatataaaatgaaagtgCAATCTGGATATATGATTTTGTTTCCAGTGGCGCATGTTTTACTGTGTCTCATGATGTCTTTCACTTCAGAGGTTTGTGGGGATTTTTGTCGAAAATGACATGACATTAGGGGGGACTTCCGTTTTAACAAAATGGAGACTTTACTTTCGCTTTGACTTATTTACGATACATCGTCTCGTACCTTTTTGACACATTGGACAGCAATGTCCGTCACGTGTGGGGTACTCCTTTGCTCGGCAGCATAGTCCTGGCACGGTGATGGCAGCGACATACCCTAAAAAACAGTGTTGACATCATGTAACTAGTCTAGACTTCATATGGCCCATAGCATCTCTGTGGAACTTACCAAAGACAAGTAACGCCGGCAACATGATATGATAACACGTTACTTCAGAGTTTTCAACCGATTCGTTCACagatttgtttaaaagaaactgTTCAAAACAAGACTCAGCACTGCTACTAcaggaaaagacattttttgtaaGTCAACAATAATGGTCTCTCAGCCatagaatatatataaaattcGGACGTAGACGCTGGTTTGAAGTGAAGTCTGCGGAAATGCCTTAAATTGCAATAACACTGAAGGCCGCCGGGGGGTGTCTCCAAAAAATTCTGTGGCTCTAATGTAACCGGTGGTGTCAGACGTTGTGTGCGTTGTGTGCCGATGATGAGGCTCAGACTGAGACGTGTTTGGAGGCGATATCTGTTTATGGTGACGAAATAAGTAAATAACTAAATCCTCCGGTCAGTTATAACATGTAACTTCAGCTCCCCTCCCATGGAGTACAATAACAAAAAGGGAGAGGTAAAAGCGGGAAACATCATTTATAGGGGCGGGACAAGCAGAAGTGAACGTCGGGGAACAGATACTGAGATTCAAACGTTCCACATACTGACTCTGGAGGAATAACATGTCAGCTTATGGCTATTTACACAGattttttgtaataataatattatatattaataatgtatATTTGACACATATTACACACTTATTTTTACTACTGTATGATTGATTCTGTTACACCAATAGACTTCCATTCAAAAGGCGTCAACTTGTATCATGAAATACTAATCCACTAATTTTTTCCACAAGTCATTATGGTGTCACCAGCTACATTCACTCCTTCTGATCAGTGTTCTGGTGGTCCTTCTGAAAAGAACTTCATAATTAAGTTGATAGTAGACCTCAAAGACAGGTATGTTTGGGTGTGTGCCTGGTTTGATTGACATGCCTGGTCTAGAGCCAGTCTGGAGTGACTGACAGACAACCCTTTGGAAAAGGCCAGGAGGGTCATTCCCTGGTGAACTCAACTacaatgttttgattcagttgTGCTGTAATTTctggttttgctttttatttgttggtgGGGTAGGCATATCCACAAACTGTTATGCTGTTCGTTAGCTTGTAATTAGTCTCTGGTTCACAGCCATAgctaaaacaaattcacagatTGTAAGACTCATTTACTGCAATGTAGACTTGATGATTAAACTCCCAGAATATGATCAAAGTAGTGACTGACACTATAGTTACATATAACATATAACTTGCCGCACAAATAAACtggagaaaacatttttttttgttttactgtaacttCAAAAGAATCCACACCGTGGAAAAAGAATGACCGGTGCCAACAGATGGAAGGCCTCAAGTATGGAGCAGTGTGTTTGGTGCCATTCATCTGATTGTGGTGAAATGAGATTGCATGCACAACAGGGTAAGTTTTCAAATGGGTTGTGATGATTATGCCAGAAAACCACTTCCAGTTCAGCTTCCTCTGATGAAAGGACAGACCAACTTTTTAGGAGTTAGTTTGTTATTCTCTGTCGATAGTTTTCACAGGTTCAATTTCTTGCCTTTGACttaatttctgctgttgttagaGAGGTGATggcagtaacatttttaaaaacagaaatagaaacagtACTCTGATTAGATCAGTGATCTGAAAATACTTTATTCTCTCACCTtagtagggaaaaaaaaaaaaaaaaacagtctgctGTACAGCTTTACATACACAATATTTGCCAGATGTGGACATGTGTGCAGTTAGCTACAAAGATTACTTTAACAGCTGTAAAGTTTACCTCGAACTATGGAAGCTAACTCAGTCAGTGACTTCGCACGGCGCAGCCGAGAGCCTGGTGCGGTCAGGTTGCCTGCATAACTGGGTGTTCATAGTTTCCTCGGGTTCTCAGTCAGATCCATCCCCTTGCTCCTCTCCAGATCCAACCTCTCATCCAAACGTGACTACTTCCAGCTCCAAAGAACCAAGATGGCGAAAGCCAAAATGCCAGACTCGAGGCTTCAAGGCGGCAGTTCACAAACTGGGTTGCCCCTTGCTCTCAGCCACCTATTCATTCTTTTGCTCTCTTGTTAAGAGCAATTTTTTTACTGGTGACATCAGCCTGCTTATCATACCAAGTGATgttttgtgtgacattttttgcAGACAATGATGTGCATAAAAAGCTTCAAACTCCATCATATGGCTGACAGCCTGTCACACCCGCTGCAACACTAATGCCAGTGTAGAGGGtatctctcacacatacaccgGAAATCCGTCGTCATTCCCAAATTAAAATGTCTAttgtgaagaaaatgtttgcttaaaaggcttataaaacaataaaagatcAATATTCCCACGTTGACGACAACCACTTGTCCTATCATGCTGCAGTAAAGGACACACTGCCCTCTGTTTCCAGCTGTTTGCCTTTATTTATAAGGTCTAGTTTCAGTCTGATGTTCAGATCCTACTGTAGCTCTCTCTCATGCAGGCACATGCAGCATGACTCACTGTCATTTTGCGCAGGACCTTCATGTACCTTGAGTCAACCTGCTCCAAGTTTTATATTCCAGGCTGACTTTAGTCTCTGTGCAGTAACATCCGTGTGAAATAATGATCCAGACTATAGACCAGCAGTTCTGTAGAGGGCGTGTTCAGTTTGTAATACAGAGcagtggttttatttctgtACGCTGCAAAGACAATGTTCCAGCATCCAACTGAATTATAACTGGATTCTAGAGCACATCTATTCTGCAGTGAACAGTGTTTCTCTGCTTATCTCCGGGTTATCTCTTTCgctgtggagagaaaaatgtttacttAAAGCAGAAATATCTTGTCATATTGTTCATTTATAGACATCCCAGAGTGATGTCAGCTCAGTCAGAAAATCCTCAGTgaatacatatatttaaatatacacacacacacacatatatatatacatatgtattttcatattacTTGGTCATgcagcattcggctgaccatttggccccgctgttgcagcCAAAAGTATATTTCAAAGAAGGATACACTGCTGTCTTACCTGCTGGTCATACTGTCATCTGTAATGTTTCCACTCCAGCTTCTCCATCTAATTAATAAATGACATAATTGAATTAATTAGATAAACCAAGTACTGTCATCTCTACAGTGCATATATTCGTACAGTTTCAAAAAGAAAGTACCAAACATACTGTTGGAAATtcttgaatttctttttttgcctgtaacaaaaacaaaaccaatgaaaaacatgttaatcaACAATGTCAAGACTTGGCAGAAAGTATTATGATCCATTACATCATGataacattttctttgactGAACACAAATCTTACGTTTTAGATATGTTTTCTTCATGACAAAGTAAACTACAGCTGgtattaaaatcaataaaaaaatcaatggaaTGACGATCACAAGTGCTGTCCCTTTTGCACTGTGTTCTCCACATTCAGCATCAGTTGAAGCAGTTCCAGGTCTTATCAGCTGAAGGTTTTTTGATTCACATCTAGAATGATAGAGGGAcatttttacaggaaaatgtacaaatgctaCAAATTCACTGCAGTTGTGAGAAGCAAGGTGTGTCTTTGTCTGATGTGAAGTTTcacttactgtgtgtgtggttgacaaaatgtaaatgtcccATCTGAAAATGTTCCACCACTACAGTCAGAGCACACACTGTCTGCGAAGGCTGTTCctgtacaaacacaaattttatatatatatatatatatgtcataaGTAGTTACTACTgtacatattatattatgaaAGGATCAAAGAGTTATATGACATCTTTATATTTCATCAGACCTGTCTGTTTTCCATTCAGCAGATTTAAAATCTATTTGATTATTGAGATTTTCTAATCCAACACTGAAAATCAAcacagtcaaaaaacaaaagtgcacaGCAAGATGGGCTTTTGATTCAGTGTAAAGGAGAAATTACACTAGCTTCATTAACAAACCAACTACTGTTTGACAGAACACTAAAATTATCCAAATGTTTATTAGCTTCAGTACTCCTTGCAAATATTTAACCATAGGGTATTTATGTTAATATACTCAGGCCAGTAAATAACTAAATCGTCAAGAATATACATAAACTGCATTTTAACACTTTTCAACTTTTGTCCTTTGGCCAATTTAACATCCATTTTGTCTGGTAATGGTAGTAATGACGTGAAAATGAGGAAAGTGAtttaaagaactttttttttttccccaaatcaaacaaataatccTCTCAGAAAGAAGAAtattcttctgcttctttctgCTCATGAAGGTATCATGGCAGATATCAGTGAGCGGGGACACCAACAACTGAAATACTAGCTGTACTACCAACGCCCCGGTTCCACTTTCCACTCAATGAAGCAAGAGTGGGCAACAATTAAATACTGCTTTGCTACCAGAGCATCAGCTTCAAGAAGCACGAGGCTCTCGAACCAGTGGTGTAGCAGCGTCTTGGCAGATGGGTAGACTGTGGTAAAGTAGACAGGCTACAGAACACACAGTCAAATATTTCAGACCTGCTACCATCTGTTTCAAGGGCATGTGTGAAGACGGTTTGTCAAGAGACAGGTGAATATAGACTAATACACCAAAATGGTGTGGACGGTCCACTGTGCCAGAGCAGCTCTTTTGGTTCTGGCCTCCCATGGATCACTCAGCCCATACGTCAGACTGATAATGTTGAGGGCAGACAAAATGTAATGAGTTTCTTTTTCCAGAACTGACTGCCAAGCCTCTGTGTACTGCACCTGTTCAGCACAGTATGGTACAAATTGACATGAGATCTTTGTTTCTACttgaagacagaaacagaggtctcgtgaaaactgcagaaatgaGACCATATTCGAGCCAGTGCCAAGTAAAGGCATGATTTAGGCTGTGactttttatagttttttatagttttaaaacTTTAAGACTATACCTACAGTATGATCTTAAAGTCAGCACAAGAAAACCAACCTTTTTGACTGATGTATTGTCCTGGTTGACatcttctgtgtttctgtgctgccGCACAGTGCTCCTCTGTGAAGTCTATACAGTAGAATTCCTCCAGTGGTTCACAAACTGTATCTGATATTGTTGTACATGACCTCTTTATCTTCAGACCAGAGCCTGTCAACAAATACAGAGgttacatacagacacaaaacttCTATTCTGTTTAATCTACTAGACAGCAACTAGCAACAATTTTTCTGACTAGAtgtcaaaaaaactgaagatgatCTTTAGTTCAGCTGATATTAACAGCTAATAACTTGACtgcaaaaaacataaagaaatacCACATTCCATGTGGTATAATgtaaaaaagagtaaaaaaaagagTCTGTGGTGACACTAAAAATGTGTTCACTGGTCTTGCAGTATTTCAGAGGTCTTTGTTTCTGCATGCAGTCAGTTTTCATTAATGCAAAAGCCGTAATGTGAAGTAAACTCATCAAAATCAATCAGAATTTCTGCATCTTCACAATGACATTGTCAAACCAATCTTAAACATTTGTCTCAGTTCTCAGCCTTTCGGACCTGCAGTAATATGCCAACTTATTGATTTTATATCTAGGCTTAGACAtagtttttttctgataattagaaaatattaaaagaaatctACCTGCATCACAGTGTGTGCAGGGAAAACATTGTTTAAGTCCAGTAGGCTGATTCATGAAGGTTCCGTCAATGCAGGGCAGACAGGAGGTACTTCTGAACTCTGTGCAAACTATTTTAACGCGACTTCctgttgaaaagaaaaccaacaatTTAATATAGTGCAATATTTTCTAATGAATGAAAAGTATAATCATGAGGGTGAAGTGTACGTTATGAGCTAGTCAGTGACACCTGAAGCTCTCTACTACAGTTTCTTTCCTATTAATACCATCAGATGAAgccaaagttttaaaacaattcCATCCTATTCTTTTACTGTTGTAATAAAATTCCAGTCAGACACAGGTCCTTCATCAATACATCTCATCTATGAATATAAACAACACCAACCATGGGAGTAAAACTGACTCCACTATTCTGCACACAAGTGGTCAATTCTGGTAAGTATGGTTGACACCTGGCAGCATAACAAAGCCTCCTATAACTACCACAGTAAAATGTCCCTTTTCCATTCAGTTAGATCTTACCAATGGGACACATAGGACAGCATTCATTCCCTATCTGATACTCTGCTGGATGACATGTCAGGGTATTTCCATTGAAAACTTTGATCATAAGTAtctgtgaagaaaaagaaaaagtttttcatCTCAGTGAAGCCTGGTTGAAATGGTGACATTGTCAAGAGCTGGTCTAAATGACAAGCAAAGAATGGCAAGATTAAAGACATGACTCACAGCCACCATGAGGTGGAAAATGACAACcggaagaggaaggaaagtaAGTGGAAGGTACACTGATGGAagcaaaagagaggagaggatacCTAAGGAAAGAAGATGATGGCCAGCTAGGACCAAAGAAGGAAGCTATATGGAACATGGACTCCTTCCTAAAAGGCCTGTTCCAGGGAACTCTGTAACCTGGCAACCTGATACTCAGTAATGTTATGGGACTAAAAGGGATGATATGTGGTGGTAAAGCATGTTTATAAAGCAGAtatgtgtttctattattttgtccaccccatgtATATGAATGAGGGTAGGCTAAGTAACAGAACTGCATCTTCCGAAATGATTATACAATTGAATcaacacctatatatatgtatatatatatatatatatatatatatatatatgcgtatatatatatatacgcatatatatatatatatatatatatatatatatatatatatatatatatatatatgcatatatatatatatatatatatatatatatatatatatatatatatatatatatatatatatatatatatatatatatatatatatatatatatatatatatatatatatgatatatatatatatatatatatatatatatatatatatatatatatatgcagactatatatatatatatatatatatgcatatatatatatatatatatatatatatatatatatatatatatatatgcagactatatatatatatatgtgcaatgcagacatatttcatatttttgtatttattgtttctttGATCTAAAACTGCTGGGAAATGTTTCTGAAAGTGCAGACTGCTTGAATTCTGCTGGAATGCGGACCTGCATGCGTATATTCAGGAAAAAAACGACTTTCCCATAAGAGAGTACTTTGAGATTACAAAGCTGTAATGCTGACTCTAATGTTGCAGGTAAGTCAGCTATTCCCATAACAGCACATGACCCCCCACAGGGGGCTAGCAGCCATACTGATTTGCTCCCTACGGATGTTCACTCAGTAGAGCAGATGAAGCCTGTCTGATGGACAGAGAAACACCTTCAATTTCTCAGTTTATATAgtctattttctctttttggaaACTGAAATGATTGTATATgagtgacagggagagagagaaagagaagagaaaaaggtttACAAAATCAGAAATGTTGGAGAGGAGGAGCAATGTGAGATATACATGATTGCCTGGCAAATACAAGACTCCTGTATTGTTCTGCAATTAATAATTTTACCAACAAAGATGCAGTTGTCAACGGTTTTCTTCTAGAAATCATTTTAAACGACAGGTTGGCAGTTTTCATGAGCTGAAGACACCATCCCACTGAGATCTGGGATGGGATGAGTTTTAACATCcaaaacaggaggagaacatctagaaagaaaaaaaaaatcatatcaaatctGCACTGACCAGTAGGTAACCTGGTTACTGTGGGTAAGAGATTAAGAATAATCTGGTTAACAGCTACATTTCTTCTGATAATGTAGCTGTTTCTAGCCAGACAGTCAACAGTCAACAGGAGACGCAGAACCGGTTTGAGGCAGTTTGaggctttgttttcctttttctttggtGAGTGGGGACAGGATAATCAAACCTGTTGTTGTGCTCAGCTCACTGCTCTGCTCAAAGTTCACATGATTAGAACTTCAGCTCTCTTACCTTTCAAAGCTCATCCAACCTTTCAAATCACTTTTCAGAGTTTTCAGAGTTCAGCCGGATCTAGAAATACGTGTGTatgtcttctttccttttccaatAGGTGTATCAGTAACAGGCAGAGCTCTTGTCACATACTGCCTGCAAAGCACAGCTCAGACTTCCTATACGCAACCCGATATCTTCTGGTTTTACAAGACTGCGTGAACTTTATACGTGGTCACATGATAAGTGgagtatatacatttttcaaaaaaatattttaaagttcaACTACAACTGAAAGGTTTACACAACTGAACACAGGTTACagcagtttttacagtttaacagTCGTTCTCTTACTTTGAAAACATCACAGCTACAACAAAAGATACCTACTACAACACCCGATCAGGCCTCTATTTTCTGATCACTGggatttacttttcatttcGATATAACCATTCTTTATTAATATTGCTGCATTAGAAGCTGCTTCACTCCCCTGGAACTGAGCAGTTAGACGGCTGGTGTCTCAAACTTTCTTCTAATCTATTTtacgcacacaaacatggtAATATGAGCTGCATCGATAGTAAGTAAGGTCTTCATCTAAGACCTTACGTAAACAACTGGGGGGAAAAACATATTCGGCTGCGCAGTTTCACCTACTGATAATTAAGTGGCAACAAGAGTTTTCCCTGGTACCACAACAATATTCTTGCCTTACCAGTGATATATCCCATGGTTTAACAGATAAAAGACACAGATTACCAAGAAATTTAGACAACTTACCGCCGTTGGTGTCGGTCATACTACGGAAATTGGTGCTTAGTTCATGTGTAATCGGAAAAAACGGAATCACTGGGTAGGGtgtagagagagaaataaacacTTCTGAACTTCACAGTACATTCAGAATTTGGTTTTTGGTGTaataatgaaagtgaaaattaGCATGTGACAAAGAGGAAGTCTGTGTCACAGGAGCCAGTCACTACAATGTGGCAGGTAGTTAATGTTGAAGTGTAAAGAAATGACCGGGATCAGgatcatacaaaaaaataaataaacaaataattaaacaagaaataatTAAACGCCTACACTTTCAAAAAGGGAGGTGTGAGGTGAGAATTCACACTGGTACTTTATGTTGAGTCACATAACTAAAAATGTCCAGCCAGTGGAGTTGCTGCACCGGTGGATGCTTGGCTTGGTCTGGGCAACTAAATAGCTTTGGTTATTAGCGACTGAAGGCTTGACAAACATAAAGACTTAGTATGACTTAGTATGAATCATAAAGAAACTGGAAGGCTTTCGGACTCTCTTATCTCTCCATTGCAGTTTGATATACTCTCAGTTCTTTCTGATTAAACTGAGACATTGCACTGAAAACACtaaagtaatgtttttgttatttttatttctactttaatTAAAACATACCTTTACAAGCAATGAAGGAACTTTTGGATAAAGTCAAGAATATATTTCATTCTATCAAAGAACAattcaagaaaacaaagaaagcaagtataaattactttttttaatggcaAACTTTACTTCAACATAGTTTAACCTTGCTATTTTAGTATTATTCTCTTCTTTAACCTAAGTGTTTTAACTGTGTTAGTTCAAGACAACTCAATTCACTGAAATCTTCCATTAAAAGCTTGAGACAGCTAGGTTCCAAAAACTTTATTTCACAATTCCTTCACTGCATTCACTGAAAGAGCCAATTAGTCACTAATAAAACCAATGCAGGttacatttaatgttatttccaAGGTGGAGATGACATTATCTTAAGCCTGCCTTGTGTCAGCAGTACAGGCTACTGGTGGTGGTGTTATGTTTTCTTGACACATTTTTGGTCCCTTAATCCCAGTCAATAGTGGTTTGAATGCCAAAGCCTGtttgagtattgttgctgaccatgtgcatccctttagtgccacaatttaccatcttctaatggctacttccattaggataatgcaccatgtcacaaagcacaagtcatctcaaactggttttatgaacatgacaatgagt includes:
- the LOC120804411 gene encoding tumor necrosis factor receptor superfamily member 14-like isoform X3, which produces MLKLIPSQISVGWCLQLMKTANLSFKMISRRKPLTTASLLILMIKVFNGNTLTCHPAEYQIGNECCPMCPIGSRVKIVCTEFRSTSCLPCIDGTFMNQPTGLKQCFPCTHCDAGSGLKIKRSCTTISDTVCEPLEEFYCIDFTEEHCAAAQKHRRCQPGQYISQKGTAFADSVCSDCSGGTFSDGTFTFCQPHTQCESKNLQLIRPGTASTDAECGEHSAKGTALVIVIPLIFLLILIPAVVYFVMKKTYLKRKKRNSRISNSMFDGEAGVETLQMTV
- the LOC120804411 gene encoding tumor necrosis factor receptor superfamily member 14-like isoform X2, with the protein product MTDTNGDVLLLFWMLKLIPSQISVGWCLQLMKTANLSFKMISRRKPLTTASLLILMIKVFNGNTLTCHPAEYQIGNECCPMCPIGSRVKIVCTEFRSTSCLPCIDGTFMNQPTGLKQCFPCTHCDAGSGLKIKRSCTTISDTVCEPLEEFYCIDFTEEHCAAAQKHRRCQPGQYISQKGTAFADSVCSDCSGGTFSDGTFTFCQPHTQCESKNLQLIRPGTASTDAECGEHSAKGTALVIVIPLIFLLILIPAVVYFVMKKTYLKRKKRNSRISNNGEAGVETLQMTV
- the LOC120804411 gene encoding tumor necrosis factor receptor superfamily member 14-like isoform X1, which gives rise to MTDTNGDVLLLFWMLKLIPSQISVGWCLQLMKTANLSFKMISRRKPLTTASLLILMIKVFNGNTLTCHPAEYQIGNECCPMCPIGSRVKIVCTEFRSTSCLPCIDGTFMNQPTGLKQCFPCTHCDAGSGLKIKRSCTTISDTVCEPLEEFYCIDFTEEHCAAAQKHRRCQPGQYISQKGTAFADSVCSDCSGGTFSDGTFTFCQPHTQCESKNLQLIRPGTASTDAECGEHSAKGTALVIVIPLIFLLILIPAVVYFVMKKTYLKRKKRNSRISNSMFDGEAGVETLQMTV